CCTGGGAGCGGGCAATGACGCACCCGTCGTTGTTGGAGAGCACGACCACGGGCTTTCCTTCCAGCCGGGGGGCGAAGACCCGTTCGCAGGACGCGTAGAAGTTGTTGCAGTCGACCATGAGGTAGAAGTCGCGCATCTAGAGCTTCCGGACCACGCCCGAGACCACGCCCCAAACGTGCAATTCCTGCTCCTCGGTCACGGCGATGGGCTTGTAGCAGGGGTTTTCCGGGGCGAGCATGGTCCGCCCGTCCTTCATGACCAGACGCTTGACCGTGAGTTCGCCATCCAGCACCGCGACCACGATTTTGCCGTGGGCGGGCTGTTCGGAGCGGTCCACGACCAGGACATCTCCATCGTTTATGCTCGCGCCGGTCATGGAATCTCCGCTGACCTTGACCATGAATGTGGCGGCGGGGTTGCGGATCAGATATGTGTTCAGGTCGAGGGCTGTCTCAATATAGTCATCGGCCGGGGATGGAAATCCGGCCGAAATGCGATCCAGGTAGAGGGGCGTGCCGTGGCTTGGCTCGGAGACTGCGCGGCCCAGGACTTCGAGGCGGCCCTGGCCCAGGGGGCGGGGATTGGGAAGGTTTGACATGCATGAACCATTGCCTCCCGTATTGGCTTCCGTCAACGTCGGCGTTAGTACTGTCACCGATAAATGAAAACACAGACGGGGAGTCCATGCTTAGCTTGTTCCCTGGGAGAATACATGATTATCACCGCATGCACCCTTGATTGTCCTGATGCCTGTTCCCTGCTGGCCGAAAACGGGGAAGATGGCCCACGCCTGCGCGGCAACCCGGATCACCCCTTCACGCGGGGCTTTGCCTGTTCCAAGCTCGACGTGCATCGCAGGCGCCTGACCAGCCCGCATCGCCTGCGTTCTCCCCGGCTCAAGGTCGGAGGGCGTTGGCAGGACATAGGCTGGGATGAGGCGCTTGGACTGTGCGCCGAGAAGATCGCCCTGTACCGGGATGAGCCCCGCTCCATCCTGCATGTGCGCGGGTCGGGCAACCGGGGCGTGGTCAAGGCGCTTTCGAACCTCTTCTTTCGCACTCTCGGCGCCACTGGCCTGCATGGGTCGTTGTGCGACGAGGCCGGGATAGAGGCCTGCATGAAGGATTTCGGCTGCCTGCGCACCAACGATGTTTCCGACATCCTGAACACTTCGGCGCTCATCAACTGGGGCCGCGATCTGGCCCGGGGTTCCGTGCACATGGCGGCCATGGTCCGGGCCCTGCGCAAGAAGGGCGTGCCCGTGGTGACCATCGCTCCGGGAGCGGACACGGCGCAGGGCTTCACGGATCATTTCGTGCGCGTAAAACCCGGAACGGACCGCTTCCTGGCCGCGGCCGTGCTGCGCGAGGTGCTGCGCCGCAAGGGCATCGCGCCGGAGGTGGCGGCCGGCTGCCATGATCCGGCGAGCTTTGAGGGTCTGCTGGCCGAAGCCGGACCAGGACTTTTGGAGTGGTGCGGGGCGCGGCCCGAGGACGTGGCGCTGCTGGCGGACCATTACGCCGGGCCTGCGCCCGTGGCGACACTTCTGGGCTGGGGGCTGCAACGCTATCGTTTCGGGGGCCAGAACGTGCGCTTCATCAACGCCCTGGCCATGCTCTCGGGCCAAGTGGGCAAAAGCGGCGGCGGGGCCTATTTCGGCCTGAGCTCCATGGCCAATCTCACTCTGCCCTGGAAGGCGAAGACGGCCTATGGCCGGACCCTGCTCATGCCCGATCTGGCCCGGGAGCTTCGCCGTGCCGATCCGCCCGTGCGCATGGCCTGGGTGGAGTGCATCAACCCGGCCAACCAGTTCCCGGAAGCGGGCGAGGTGGCCCGGGCCCTCGATGGGCTCGATTTCGTCGTGGTGGCCGACGCTTTCATGACCGACACGGCCGAGGTCGCGGACCTGGTCCTGCCTGTTGCGCTCATGCTCGAACAGGAGGATGTAGTTGGCTCATTTTTGCATGAATATGTTCAGTGGAGCGCCAAGGCCGTGGAGCCGCCCCAGGGTGTGCGTACGGATTACCGGATCCTGTCCGAGCTGGGCGCAAGGCTATCCCCTCCCGTGATTCTGCCCGAGCCCGAGGAAGCCTTGCGCCGGGCGCTCGATTCTGCGGCCCTTGAGACCAGCCTGGAAGAACTGCGCCGCACGGGATACGTCCGCTCGACCCATCCGGCCGTGGCCTTTGAGGACCTGCGTTTCGGGCACGAGGACCGCCTCTACCACCTGCCTCCCCGTCTGGACCCGCCGGTGGCGGCGACGCAAGCCTATCCGCTGCAGCTTCTGACGCTGATCAACCGCCGTTTTGTCCATTCCCAGATTCCGCCCGAAGAGCAGGGCGAAAGCCCGGTGGTGACGGTGCATCCGCGCACCCTGGAGCGCCTTGGCGTCACGCCCGGGGCGGGGTGGCTGGTTACGGAACTGGGGCGGCTTGAGGTGCTGCTCGCGGCGGACGAGTCCATGCACCCGGACTGCGTGGTCTACCGGCGTGGGCCGTGGGGCAAACTGGGCGGAGGGGTGAACCGTATCATCGGGTTCGTGGAGACGGACATGGGCGGGGTGGGCGCGTACTATGAACAGCGTTGCCGCCTGGAGCAGAGGGATCAGTAGCGGCCGTTCTTGACCGTGGTCACGTAGAGATCGTAATCGGGATCGTTTTCGACGTTGACGCCCGGGTAGGACGGCTCGCTCCACTCGAAGCGGTCATTCCGCCAGACGACCAGGGTGCGCCGCGCCTTGAAGGCCGCGTCCACATAGACCACTTCCAGGGTGTCTCGCGTGTCGTAGGCTGAAGCGTCGCAGACGATGCCGACCTTGGTGAAGGCCTGGCCATGGATGGTGACGGGATAGCCGGTTCTGATCTTGGGCCGCATGAACTGCTTTACCTGGCTGAAGTTTTGTCGGGAAGCCTTTGTGGCAGGAACTTTTTGCGAAATATCGCGCTTTTTTTGTTCTGCAAAGAGAAAATATCCGCCACGGTTCGTGGCGTGCAGTCGATGACCGGTATTATGATGCCGGTGCATGAAACATCGGCATGGGTCGGCTCTCAGGCGTGCGAGGCCGGTCGCTTAAAGTGATTTCTTGCCACATGCGTGCGCGATGACCCTGTTGAGATCCTCGATGGAGATGGGTTTGGCCAGGTATTCGTCAAACCCGTCCTCCAGGTATTTTTCCCTGTCCCCCTGAAGGGCATGGGCCGTGAGCGCGATGACGGGCAGGTCGCGTCCGAATCTGTCCCGGATATGGCGCGTGGCCAGGCTCCCGTCCATGACCGGCATCTGGATGTCCATGAGCACGCAATCCACGGTGGCCGTTTCAAGATGATCAAGGGCTTCCTGGCCGTTGGTGGCGCAGATGACCCGGTGTCCGAGTTTTTCCAGGGATTTTTGCAGGAAAAGCCGGTTGATGGGGTTGTCCTCGACGACCAGCACGGAGAGCCCGTGTACGGAGGGGCCGTCATCCTGCGCCGTGCCCTGCTTCGGTTCTTCCGGCAGCGCCCTTTCGACCGGGATGCTGAAGAAGAAGGTGGTTCCGGTCCCTTCCGTGCTCTGTACCGCGATGGAGCCGCCCATGGCTTCGATGAGCTGCTTGACGATGGCCAGGCCCAGCCCTGTGCCCTGGTAGGTCCTGGTTGGAAAGCGGGCCGCCTGGGTGAAGCGCTCGAAGATGCTGTCCAGCTTGCTTTCGGGGATGCCGCATCCGGTGTCCGATATTTCAAAATCAAGCATCATGCGGGCGCTGTTTTCCTTGGGAGTCACCCCTGTCAGGCGTAATTCTATTTTTCCGTTTTCGGTGAATTTGACCGCATTTCCCACCAGATTGAAAAAGATTTGGCGGATTCTGTTTTCATCGCCGAGCACTGCCTCGGGCAGTGCCTCGGTAAGGACAAGCGACAGGGTGACGCCTTTTTCCCGCAGGCCGCTATTGAAGAAGGCGACGGTGCCTTCCAGCATGCTTCCGGGGTTGAACGGGGTGTTTTGCAGATCGATTTTTCCGGCTTCGACCTTGGAGAAATCGAGGATGTCGTTGATGATGTGCAGCAGGTTCTTACCGGAATGGCGGATGAGGGCCAGATATTCCTGCACGCTTGGGCTCCGGGGATTGCCCAGAGCCAGTTCGGCCAGGCCCATGATCCCGGTCAGGGGCGTGCGGATTTCGTGGCTCATGTGTGCAAGAAAAAGGCTTTTGGCCTCGTTGGCCTCCTCGGCCTTGCGTCTGGCGGATTGCAGTTCCAGAAGAGTCTGCTTGCGGATGTGCGCGACCAGGGTCAGGGAAATGATGATGACGAGCAAGGCGATGACGATGCTGCCGAAGATCAGGAAAAGCCGCTTGTTGGCCTCGAAGATGCTCAGGGGCCGATGCGTGACGACGGATCCTTCAGGCAAGGCCTTTTCATCCAGGTTGAAGCGGGTCAGTTCCCGGTAATCGAAGAAGAAGCGGTTGGCCACTTCCTGGACTACGGGCAGGTCCGAAGGCGCGGTTCCGTCCAGGATCCGCAAGGCCATGCGGGCCGCGATTCTGCCGTGTTCGGCTCCGTTGACCAGTTTGCCGCCGACGATGCCGTGTCCCATAAAAAAATCCCAGAATCCGTAGATGGGGCTTTGCGTATTGGTCCGGATCAAGGCCGCGCTGGGACCGAAATCAAGCATGCGGCCATCCAGACCGGCGATGGCGGTGGACAGGAAGACAAGTGTTTTCGGGCTCAGGGTCGCGACTTTTTCCAGCAGGACGGGAGTGGGGATGTCTTGCCAGAAGTGAAAGCGCAGTCGCCCGGCATAGGAGGGCATGAGGTGCAGAAACTGGCTGCGGTTCGATCTGTCCGTGCTGGACAGGGCGCCTCCGATGATGACCACGTTGCGCGTGTCGGGGTGCAGGGCCAGGGCTGCGTCAAGGGTATCGCGCACGGAGATTATTTCCGACACGCCGGTGATGCCTTCCGCGCCGCCGAGCATTTCCGGCTGGAAGTTGTTCACGCCGCAGAAGATTATGGGCACGCCGGCAAAGAGCTCTTCGCGGTTTTGCAGCACGAAGCCGAAAGCCGCGTCGTCGGAGACGATGACCGCATCCACGGCGTGGCCGCGCACGTGGGTGGCGATCAACTCCGATTGCATCTGGAGCATGTGCTCCTTTGGATAGCGTTTGGCGTCCAGGTATTCGGTGCTGAGCGTGCAGGGCTTCCCGGAGTCGGTCAGGGTTTCGACGATGCCCTGGTGTATGTCGTCGGTCCAGCTCAGTCCCGGATTGTAGGAGTGAATGACCAGAATGTCGGGGGCGCTTTGGCCTTGCGCGCAGGGAACGCTCAGGGTCAGCAGCATCACGGTCAGCAGGTACAAGGCTTTATTCCACAAGTGCTGCAGCCTCCTGAAGGAGATCCTCGGGGATGTCGATGCGCAGTTTTCTGGCCATGTTCAGGTTGAACATGGCCAGGCCCTGCGTTGTGCTGACGATGGGAATGTTCCCGGCGCGCTCGCCGTCCAGGATGCGCAGGGCCATGCCCGCTGCCAGGGTTCCGTGTTCGAACCCGGTCTGGATGACTCCGCAGAGGGCCCCGTCGGCGACCGTGTAGTCGAAAAAACCCACGGAGGGCAGGCTCGCGTGTTCCCGGGTCCAGCGCATGATCTCGGGGCCCGGCACTATCCGGCCTTCGGCATCGGTCAGACTGTGGTAGTTCATGATGGCGAGGGCGTCGTGGGTTGAACCGCTGGAGTCAATCAGTTTTCGCCATTTTTCATAGGTGTCGACAATGATCCATTCGGCTTCGATGTCCGCCGGGGTCGAGGCACGCATCGCTCCGATCGCCGCCAGGCTTGAGGATCTGGAGTCCAGGAGCACCGCGACCCTGCGAACGTCCGGGCACAGGCGGCGCAGCAACTTCAGGCTTTCGCTCCAGGCGAGCTTCTCGACGACTCCCGTGACGTTGAACGCAGGATAGCCGTAGCGCGCCGGGTCCTGGTTGACTCCGCAGAAGACAACCGCCGGGGCCGAACTGTCGCCTGCGAATCGCGCCGCGAAATACTGCTGCGCATCGTCGTCGCTGGCGATGATCACGTCCGGTCTGAAGCTGCGCATCATCGCGGCCGCTTTTTGTCCCACAGCGGTGAGGGTTTCCTCGTCGCGGTTGATGTTGGCGTCCATGAATACGGTGCGCAGTTCGATCCGGCGCTTTGAGAGCATCCGCTCCAGGGCGTCATGGATGTCGGCGGTCCATGCGAAATTGCGGTCATAGCTGTGCACGATCAGGATCTTCCCGCCGGGAGCGTCCGCGGCCTTGCCGGGGCGGGAAGAGATCAGCGTGATGAGTGACAGCATGATGATGGTCATGATTATGCGGCGCATAATTTTTCCTGTCACACTATGTCGTGTGCCGCAATACGCGCGGGGCTTCGTGGGCGGGATCATGGTTTCCCTGACAATGGCCCGGAGGGCGGGAAGGGCTCAGGGGCCGACCTTCGTTTTGAGCGGCTTTTTCGCGCTCTCCCTGCGCAGCATCTCGGAGATGGCGTGCATCAGGTCCTTGATGTCGACAGGTTTGGACACATAGGCGTTCATGCCCGCGTCGAGGAATTTTTCCCGGTCCCCGTCCATGGCATAGGACGTCATGGCGATGATGGGAATGTCTTTCACCTGATCGCCGACCAGGCCCCGGCGGATGGACTGCGTTGCCTCGACACCGTCCATGACCGGCATCTGCACGTCCATGAGCACAAGATCGTAGGGCTCGCTCGCGAGGGCCTCAAGAGCTTGCTTTCCGTTCTGCACGTGCCTGACCGTGGCTCCGAAAGCGCCAAGGAGCTTGACGCCGAGGATGCCGCTGAAATGGTCGTCTTCGGCCATGAGCACACTCAAGCCGTCCAGGGCAGGGGCAAAAAAGGATTCGCGCCCCGGGACGGGTTCGGATTTTTCTGATCCCAGGGCGAAGGTGACGCTGAAATACATGGTCGTGCCCACCGCAAGTTCGCTGACAACAGAGATGTTGCCGCCCATGAAGGACACGAGGCGCTTGCAGATGGACAGGCCGAGGCCCGCGCCCTGATAGCTGCGGGTGTACCCTTCCGTGACCTGGGAGAAGGGCTGGAAAAGGCTGCTCAGCTTGTCGTCGGGGATGCCGATGCCAGAGTCGGCCACGGAGAAGAGCACCCGGCATTGTCCGTCATGCAGCGCAGGCAGAAGAGAGGCTTCGACGGTCACGCTGCCGGCCGGAGTGAATTTGAGGGAGTTGCCGACCATGTTGCCAAGGACCTGCTGCAGACGCGTCGCGTCTCCAAGGAGCTGGCGGGGGATGGCCTGGTCGATCAGGAAGCGGAGGGCCAGCCCTTTTTCCCTGGCCGTGGGCGAGAAGAGGTCCCCGGTCTGGCGCAGCACTTCGGACAGTTCCAGGGGCGCACTCTGGATGCTGAGCTTGCCCGCCTCGATGCGCGAGAGATCAAGGATGTCGGTCAGGAGCCGCACCAGCCGGTTGCAGGAATGGATCGCGGTGTCCGTGTAGTCTTCCTGGATGGGGTCGAGCTTGGTGAGTTGCAGGAGCTGGAGCATGCCCATGACGCCGTTCAAGGGCGTGCGGATCTCGTGGCTCATGTTGGCCAGAAATTCGGACTTGGCGCAGTTGGCGGCTTCGGCCAGATCCCGGGCCCGAAGGATTTCCTCTTCGGCCCGCTTGCGGTCGCTCATGTCCATGGCGATTTCGATGCGCACGAGGCGTCCGTCGGTCCAGGGGATGACCTGATCGAAGTTTCTGTACCATTTGCCGGTCACGGGGTTGAAACATTCCCAGGCGATGACTCCCCGGGGGCGACCGTGTTCGTCCAGCAGCCTGCCGTTCGTGCAGTGGCCACAGGGCGCGGATTCGTGGTTGAACGCTTCGTGGCAGAGCTCGCCGGTGCAGTCGCGCCCGAAGCTGTTCTTAATGTTCTGATTCATGAACAGGATGCGGTAGCTGGTCAGGTCGGACACGTAGACGTCCACGGGCAGGCTGTCGAGGATGGTCATGAGCGTCCGGTTGCTGCTCGCCAGCTCTTCCTGGGCCAGCCTGCGGGCGATGGCCGCGCCAAGGCTGGCCGAGACGATGTTCAGGACATGCTCCTCGATGGGCGTCCAGGAGCGCGGTGCGCGAACCGAATCGAAGCCGAGAAATCCCCACAGCGTGCCGTGCAGCTGGATGGGGACCACCAGGATGCTGATGATGCCCTGCGGTTCGAGAATTTCTTTTTCGTCAGCCGGAAAGTCGCGGACCAGTCCCCTGATGGCGCGTCCGGCGCGCATCTCGGTCAGCCAGCGAGGCGTCAGGTCGCTCATGGGCAGATTCTGGAGGTCCGGATTGTCGAGCTGGGTCGGGATTCCGGGTCGTGTCCATTCGTAGAGCTGACTGGTCAGCACTGCGCCTGAATCGGGCTGCTGCTGGTTTTTGAATATATAGACCCGGTCCGTGTCCGTGCCCTGGCCCAGGCGTGCCAGGACTTTGGCCATGGATTGCTCAAGATCGGGTTCAAGGAGAAGCTCAAGAGAGGTCCCGGCCGCAAGCTCCAGGGCCTTTTCGCGTAAAAGCGAGTTTTTTTCCGCGAGCTTGCGTGGCGTGATGTCGACAATCAATCCTTCGAGGGTCCTGACTTCGCCGTTTTGACCCTGCACGGGAATGCCCACTTCCCAGACCCATTTGGGCTGTCCGTCGGCGGTC
This genomic interval from Desulfomicrobium macestii contains the following:
- a CDS encoding LexA family protein; translation: MSNLPNPRPLGQGRLEVLGRAVSEPSHGTPLYLDRISAGFPSPADDYIETALDLNTYLIRNPAATFMVKVSGDSMTGASINDGDVLVVDRSEQPAHGKIVVAVLDGELTVKRLVMKDGRTMLAPENPCYKPIAVTEEQELHVWGVVSGVVRKL
- a CDS encoding molybdopterin-dependent oxidoreductase, with protein sequence MIITACTLDCPDACSLLAENGEDGPRLRGNPDHPFTRGFACSKLDVHRRRLTSPHRLRSPRLKVGGRWQDIGWDEALGLCAEKIALYRDEPRSILHVRGSGNRGVVKALSNLFFRTLGATGLHGSLCDEAGIEACMKDFGCLRTNDVSDILNTSALINWGRDLARGSVHMAAMVRALRKKGVPVVTIAPGADTAQGFTDHFVRVKPGTDRFLAAAVLREVLRRKGIAPEVAAGCHDPASFEGLLAEAGPGLLEWCGARPEDVALLADHYAGPAPVATLLGWGLQRYRFGGQNVRFINALAMLSGQVGKSGGGAYFGLSSMANLTLPWKAKTAYGRTLLMPDLARELRRADPPVRMAWVECINPANQFPEAGEVARALDGLDFVVVADAFMTDTAEVADLVLPVALMLEQEDVVGSFLHEYVQWSAKAVEPPQGVRTDYRILSELGARLSPPVILPEPEEALRRALDSAALETSLEELRRTGYVRSTHPAVAFEDLRFGHEDRLYHLPPRLDPPVAATQAYPLQLLTLINRRFVHSQIPPEEQGESPVVTVHPRTLERLGVTPGAGWLVTELGRLEVLLAADESMHPDCVVYRRGPWGKLGGGVNRIIGFVETDMGGVGAYYEQRCRLEQRDQ
- a CDS encoding ATP-binding protein codes for the protein MWNKALYLLTVMLLTLSVPCAQGQSAPDILVIHSYNPGLSWTDDIHQGIVETLTDSGKPCTLSTEYLDAKRYPKEHMLQMQSELIATHVRGHAVDAVIVSDDAAFGFVLQNREELFAGVPIIFCGVNNFQPEMLGGAEGITGVSEIISVRDTLDAALALHPDTRNVVIIGGALSSTDRSNRSQFLHLMPSYAGRLRFHFWQDIPTPVLLEKVATLSPKTLVFLSTAIAGLDGRMLDFGPSAALIRTNTQSPIYGFWDFFMGHGIVGGKLVNGAEHGRIAARMALRILDGTAPSDLPVVQEVANRFFFDYRELTRFNLDEKALPEGSVVTHRPLSIFEANKRLFLIFGSIVIALLVIIISLTLVAHIRKQTLLELQSARRKAEEANEAKSLFLAHMSHEIRTPLTGIMGLAELALGNPRSPSVQEYLALIRHSGKNLLHIINDILDFSKVEAGKIDLQNTPFNPGSMLEGTVAFFNSGLREKGVTLSLVLTEALPEAVLGDENRIRQIFFNLVGNAVKFTENGKIELRLTGVTPKENSARMMLDFEISDTGCGIPESKLDSIFERFTQAARFPTRTYQGTGLGLAIVKQLIEAMGGSIAVQSTEGTGTTFFFSIPVERALPEEPKQGTAQDDGPSVHGLSVLVVEDNPINRLFLQKSLEKLGHRVICATNGQEALDHLETATVDCVLMDIQMPVMDGSLATRHIRDRFGRDLPVIALTAHALQGDREKYLEDGFDEYLAKPISIEDLNRVIAHACGKKSL
- a CDS encoding ABC transporter substrate-binding protein gives rise to the protein MRRIIMTIIMLSLITLISSRPGKAADAPGGKILIVHSYDRNFAWTADIHDALERMLSKRRIELRTVFMDANINRDEETLTAVGQKAAAMMRSFRPDVIIASDDDAQQYFAARFAGDSSAPAVVFCGVNQDPARYGYPAFNVTGVVEKLAWSESLKLLRRLCPDVRRVAVLLDSRSSSLAAIGAMRASTPADIEAEWIIVDTYEKWRKLIDSSGSTHDALAIMNYHSLTDAEGRIVPGPEIMRWTREHASLPSVGFFDYTVADGALCGVIQTGFEHGTLAAGMALRILDGERAGNIPIVSTTQGLAMFNLNMARKLRIDIPEDLLQEAAALVE
- a CDS encoding PAS domain S-box protein; the encoded protein is MPTHLSSTENRRDQECPSRENALHDILMNAPIGFSTATPDGKLLSANPALARMLGYDSPEDLIASDPDIAARLHDAAGAKHSRIADGPENDGAREFQIARRDGAIIWVSGKTGILRDAEGRISHTQSFTTDITERKRMETELEAREKNTSMLVDSLPGMAFRRRNDAELNMEFVSDGCLGLTGYSAEELLHSKRLSFTDLILPEYQHNVRKKWTEGIQKLAPIQLEFEIMTADGQPKWVWEVGIPVQGQNGEVRTLEGLIVDITPRKLAEKNSLLREKALELAAGTSLELLLEPDLEQSMAKVLARLGQGTDTDRVYIFKNQQQPDSGAVLTSQLYEWTRPGIPTQLDNPDLQNLPMSDLTPRWLTEMRAGRAIRGLVRDFPADEKEILEPQGIISILVVPIQLHGTLWGFLGFDSVRAPRSWTPIEEHVLNIVSASLGAAIARRLAQEELASSNRTLMTILDSLPVDVYVSDLTSYRILFMNQNIKNSFGRDCTGELCHEAFNHESAPCGHCTNGRLLDEHGRPRGVIAWECFNPVTGKWYRNFDQVIPWTDGRLVRIEIAMDMSDRKRAEEEILRARDLAEAANCAKSEFLANMSHEIRTPLNGVMGMLQLLQLTKLDPIQEDYTDTAIHSCNRLVRLLTDILDLSRIEAGKLSIQSAPLELSEVLRQTGDLFSPTAREKGLALRFLIDQAIPRQLLGDATRLQQVLGNMVGNSLKFTPAGSVTVEASLLPALHDGQCRVLFSVADSGIGIPDDKLSSLFQPFSQVTEGYTRSYQGAGLGLSICKRLVSFMGGNISVVSELAVGTTMYFSVTFALGSEKSEPVPGRESFFAPALDGLSVLMAEDDHFSGILGVKLLGAFGATVRHVQNGKQALEALASEPYDLVLMDVQMPVMDGVEATQSIRRGLVGDQVKDIPIIAMTSYAMDGDREKFLDAGMNAYVSKPVDIKDLMHAISEMLRRESAKKPLKTKVGP